The window TCAGGCTGCTATGCAGTATGATTCAGTTACTAATGGTAACGTAGCGGTGGGTAATTATGCTTTGAGTGTAAATAACAGCAATGGTCAGGTTGCTGTTGGTAACAATGCTTTGCGTAACAATACATCTGGTGTCAGCAATACTGCGCTGGGCTATAATGTTATGCAAAACAACACGAGTGGCGCATACAATACTGCAGTAGGTGCTTATGTGATGAACGATCACACTACCGGAAGCGGCAACACTGTTGTTGGTCATTTTGCGATGCACAAGAGTACCACCGGTGGACAGAATGCGGCACTGGGTGTTGATGCATTACGCAATAGCACCACTGCTTCTGGTAACACGGCGCTGGGTGCGTCTGCATTAAGAAGTAATACAACGGGCGGAAGCAATGTGGCCGTTGGTCAGGGCGCAATGGAACTCAGTACAACAGCGGTTAACTTAACTGCTGTGGGTTGGATGGCATTAAGGAATAACACAACTGGCACCGAAAACACAGCTGTTGGTTCAGAAGCGCTGCAAAACAACACAACCGGTTGGTGGAATATTGCCGTAGGTACAAATGCATTAGGGTCTGTTACCACAGGTAATGAAAACACTGCGGTGGGTAGAAGAACCATGAATAATTTGCAAACGGGCACTTTCAATACGGCTATGGGTCAGGCTGCTTTATATGGAAACATCTCAGGCAGTGATAATACAGCAATGGGGCGTGTTGCATTAAATAAGGTAACCAGAAGCTTCAATACGGGTATTGGTTCTGCAGCAATGAATAATATTACGACAGGCCAATTCAACACTGGATTAGGTGAGGCTGTTATGCAAACCAATGTTACCGGTGATAACAACACAGCACTTGGCGCAAGAGCTGATCTAACAGCAGATGGCATTTCTAATGCAACAGTTATTGGATACAATGCAAGGGTTGCCGCATCCAATACTGTAGCCATTGGTAATTCAAATGTTACCAAGTGGGTTTTTGGCATTAGCAATACAACAGATAATGGCTATGCTTTGCAAGTGGGCAGTTCCACCAGCAATGGTAATGGTGCTTATCTGACAACAGGTGGTGTTTGGACCAACGCTTCCAGCAGATTCTTCAAGGAGAATTTTCAGCCTATTGATGATCAGGAAGTATTAGAAAAGCTCAGCAATTTGTCCATCACCAAGTGGAATTATAAGGGTACTGATGAACTACATGTTGGTCCGGTTGCAGAGGATTTTAAACAAGCATTTGGTCTTGGCGTAAAAGGTGATGCAGCACACATCAGTACAATTGATGCTTCTGGAATTGCGCTGAAGGCAGCGCAGGCCCTACAGAAAAAACTGGATGAAAAAGAGGCAAAAATTGACCAGTTAGAAAAACGCCTCAAACAACTAGAAGATAAGCTCAATACACTACTGAAAAACTAAGTATAAATAACCCCGGATTATCCGGGGTTTTTCTTTTCGCAAAATTGTATCTTAGGGAGCAAGCTACCCCGAACAACCAAAACAAAGACAATGAAAAAAGCCTTCAAAGTGCTAGGCTATCTCCTGCTTGGCATTATCGTACTGCTTGCTGCTGCTTTAACTTATGTAAAATTGGCTCTACCCAATGTGGGTGAAGCACCACAACTAACCGTACAAGCCACGCCTGAAAAAATTGCCAGGGGCGAGTACCTCGCCAATCACGTAACAGTTTGCATGGACTGTCATTCCAAGCGAGATTGGACAAAGTTTTCCGGTCCGGTTACACCAGGAACTTTAGGTATGGGTGGCGATCGCTTCGACGAATCCGTTGGCATGCCCGGTGTTTTTTATGCAAAGAATGTTACGCCCGCCGGCATCAATCGCTATAGTGATGGTGAATTGTTTCGCTTGATCACCACAGGTGTTACCAAAGAAGGTCGGGCCATGTTTCCTTTGATGCCCTATCCTTATTATGGCAAAATGGATGCGGAAGATGTGGAAGCTATTATTGCGTATTTGAGATCTATTCCCTCTATAAAAAATGATGTGCCCGATTCCAAGCCAAGCTTCCCGATGAACTTCATCATCAATACCATTCCGCAAAAAGCTACGCTTAGCAAGCGTCCTGATACAACAGATATACTTGCATACGGTGGTTATCTCACCAATGCTGCGGGTTGTGTGGAATGTCATACCCCCGTTGAGCAGGGTAGAATCATTTCGGAAAAATCTTTCGGAGGCGGAAGGGTCTTTTTGTTTCCTGATGGATCTGAACTGCGTTCATCTAATATTAGTCCACACAAAACTGGCATCGGCAGCTGGACCGAAGCCATGTTTGTACAACGATTCAAAGCATATGCTGATTCAAACTATACGCCACCTGCGGTAAAGCAAGGCGAGTTCAACAGCATCATGCCCTGGACTATGTATGCGGGTATGAAAGAATCAGATCTGAAAGCGATTTATTCCTACTTGAAAACAGTACAGCCACAAGAGAACATGGTGGAGAAATTTGTTGTTGCCAAAAAATAGACAAAACTATCCTCTTCCGATTGCTGCTTGCTTTTCAAGGAAGACTTTCACTTCCATTGGCGACTCATTGCGAATTAGTTGGATTGTCATTTCCTTACTAACCAAAAAACGTTCTTTCAGCTGGTTGATGGTTTTTGGGGAGTTTGCAATTTCATTGTTGATGGTTACTATGATATCATTTACCTTGATATCGGCTTTAGCCGCCGGGCTACCTGGCGTTACAGAAGTAACTAAGAGTGTGATACTAACGGACTGAGTGGTAATGCCAATGAATGATAAACTGTTTGGGGCAAGGTAAATAGATTGACTACTTGCCGAAGCGGTTTTACTGGCAGCAGCAACAGAACCTACTAAACCAAATGCATCGGAGGAGCGGTTATTGGTAACAACTCTGTTCTCTCCTGGCTTTAGTTTTTCAAAGTATTCTTTAGCCTTTTCCTTGGTAATGGTTACCACATCCAAATCTCCATTCCACTTATTGTAATCAACCTCCAAAAAAACAGGCGTTTCTGGTAACACATCAATTTCTGTAAGCTCGGTTTTTCTTTTAATCTCAGTACTTCTGCCATCCTGAGCACCAAAGCTATGCCTGCCTGGTAAAACATCAAATGATAAGTATTCTTTATTACTAATGCGCCCAACTACCTGACCATCTTGGAAAACTTGAAAACCCACAGCGCTTGCTGCAAAGCCTGTAGACCTAAAGAGATATACTTTGACAGTAGCGTTCTTTCTGGCTAATTCCCTTTTTGCTTCTTCTTCTGCATTTTTTTCAGCAACAAGCTTCTGGTATTCCTCCATGGTTTTGGGGTATTTGGCATAAGACTCCTGTATTTTATACACCTGACGATATTTTTCTTCAATGCCTTCCATGGTTTCATAGTCAATCAAAAACTGCTCACAATTTTTGCGCAGGTTGGCGAGCATGGAAAAGTCAAGCTTTTTCTGCAAAAGCTTATCCTGAGAAACAATGCGTAAATGCAAAATGGGCACATTGATTTTACCAAACAACTTCTCAGCATCTTCTAACTTAGAGAGTGTTGTGGTATAGTCGCCTTTGTTGAAAGCTTCTTCAGCGTCTTCAAACTTGAGGCGCGCAATGGCTGCCTGACCAGATACTTCGATAGCGAACAATACGGTAAAAAGGAGGTAGATTATGCGCATAGTTTTTGTCAAATTACTCGTGAACAGATTACATTGGTTGAATATTGAAGATAGCAATCGCTTTAAGCTTACAGTCTTTATACAAGCGACTTTTCTCTTTTTCTTTAACTGGAATAACTGAGATCTCGTCTCCTTTTCTTCCTTCAACATCCAGCTTAAATTCTGCTGGCAATCCGTTAGAAATAAAGACAGGATATTGTTTTGTGCTTAGGGCTAGTGTTTTTGCTTGCGGGTTCTGTGTGTCTTCAAGTTGAAAAGCAAACTGATAAGTGCCAGATGGAATATGGAAAGCCAAATAGGTGTCGTTTTCAAGCGAACTAACATATTTCCCATTAATAAAAAACGCGAAGTTTTTTGATGCACTTGAGCGGTCAGTATTTCGAAAAATGCTGATAAAGACAAGTTTTTTAAATTCCGCTTCAGTTTTTTTTCTTTGCTCTTCTGCCTTTTTCTGAGCGACTATTTTCTCATATTCAGCAGCCGTTGCGGGGTGTTTTGCATTCGCTTCCAATACCTTGTATACCTGTCGGTATTTATCCTCAATACCTTCCACATTTTCATAATCCTTTAAAAACTGATTGCAATTATTACGCAAAGATGTCAGTAGTCCAAATTCAAGATTTTTTTGTAAGAGTTTGTCTTGAGCCAGAATGCGAAGATGAAGAATGGGCAAATTGATTTTACCAAACAGCTTTTCTGCGTCTTCCAGTTTGGAGAGTGTGGTGGCGTAATCACCTTTATTGTATGCTTCTTCTGCGTCTTCAAATTTGAGCCGAGCAACAGCGGCCTGACCTGAAGTGCCTTGAACAATGAGCAGTAGCGAAAGTAAACAAAGCAAAAAATACTTTTTCATGTAGGGCTTATTTATTCAACAAACTCAATACCTCATCCATTGTCGGGTCGTTGATGTTCTTCGATAAGAATGTAACAAAGTCTTCTCGAATCTTGTATTCCCATGGCAGACTAAGAGAGGCAATCATCTTTTTTCTATTGGCAGTATAGATTTGTTTTGCTTGCTCTGTTTGTTTGTTCAGCAATAAAGCATGTGCCATCAGCAGCTGATATTCCAAGTTATCCGGCTCCTGAGCAGTGATTGCTTGTATGCGGGTGAGCGCTTGTGAAAAGGACTTATCTAAAAGTAAATTCCAAACAGAATCTGCGCCGGCTTTAAGCGCTTGTTTGTTGATGGTGGTTTTTGAAACAGTAGCAGGCGCTTCGCTCCAAAAGGTTTCATCATTCTTTTTGACTGGGGCAGGAGGCGGCTCATCTAGTTTTTGTTTCTTTTCCATCGCAGGCTCAGCCCAGAAGCTGTCATCTTTTTTGGGTGCAGGAGCCACTATAGTGTCGCGCTTAACTGGTTTGGGTACATCGCTATTATCCCAGAACTTATCCTTTGTTTTTTTGGGTTTTGGTTGAGGATCTGTTGCAAACTGATCATTTTCTCTTTCTACGGGTGTGCCTGACCAAAAATCATTGCCCCACTTGCTATTACTGTTACCTTGTTTTTTACGTTGATAGTTGATGCTATTGATGGAAACCTGGCTCATGCGCAGCATTTCCTCTAAGCTGTTTTTAGACAGCTCGGCTTCTTCTTCAGAGTAGTAGTAGCCGTGAAAAACTTCTTGTAATGGTGTCAGGGGTTGAATCTCTTCTTGAATCGTACGCAGGTAGGGCCAAGTACCATCGCCGAAGCGGGCAATTTCAACGATAGGACTCAAGTAAAAAACCATATTGCCCTCTTCAATCTTGGATGGATCATAAGCATAGACGAAATAATACAGCTTATCTGCTTCTATTTTGGTTGTAGATGTAGGGATGGTACCGGGTTTGAAATTTGCAATAGCAGCAGTTCTGGATTCGCGTCTAAAAGCTTTTTCCTGAGCAATTTTCTGCAGACGCATTTCTTCTTGTCGTTGTGCTTCAAGCTGTCTTTGTCTTTCACGCTCTTTCTTTGCTTTGGCATCGCTAATCAGTCCGCCAATAAAACTTCCAATCTGCACCACAGCATCTGCTGTTTGGTTTGCCAGCTGAGTTATCTGTTGATCCCTGATTCTGTTGGCCTCTTGCTGCTTGCGCATTTTCGCATTGAAATCATCCATCATCTGCTTTTGCTGCTGTTGTTGCATCTGCATGCGTTGCGTAGCTTCTCTGTCGCGCTGTTGTATTTCTAATTTTCGTTGAGAGGCCGCATCAATGATATGTACCTTGCCATTTTTATCAGTTACATCATAAAGACCGTCGGCTCGTTTAACGCCCGGTCCAACAGGATAAATTAACCCAGGTGAATTGTCAAACTTCCCGGCTCCAGCATTACTGCCTTTGGCATCATACCCGTTTTGGTTGGGTGAGGGTGTTTTATTGACCTGATTATTGGAAGAATAGTTCTGATTGGCTGGCCGTTGTGTGTTGTAATTGTTGTTGTATGTGTTATTGGTTTTCTGACTATTATAATTACTCCCACCCCAAGGATCTTTATTTTGCTGCTGCGCTTCCTGTTGTTTTTTCGCATCTTCTGCTTGCCTTTTTGCAGATTCTAGTTCATCAATTTTACTTTTTAAATCATTGATGCCAGTTGTGCCTGTAATTCTATTGACAGTCATGCTGCCATTTATTTGCGCCCCCTTTTTGATACCACAAAGCGCATTGCCCTTCGTTTCACCCTCACTCCAAGAGCCGCTTATGGAAGTGGTATGATCGCACAAGGTTCCTTCTACCCTAATGGTTATATCAACTCTTGTAACCCGAATCTGATTAAAGTAGTGTTGCAGCTGACCTCCAAAATCACTGTAGCCATAATTTCTACCCCTATAGTTAATGCCATTACCTACACTAACCGAGGCATTAAATGATTGAACGGTGGCCATTGGATAGTCGCCAGCAGCTCCAGATTTCACTCCCAAATTGTAGTGAGGGCTTAAGTAAATTGTAACACCTTCAACGGTAAAAGTTTGCGACAAGGCAGAACTATAGAATAGAAAAATAGCCGTTACCAATAGGCAAATTCTTCTCATGTGCAAGAAATTAGAGGTGCAGCAGATTGCTAACTTAAAAGTACAAGGAAAAAAGAGTACGCAAAAAATCTACAAGGAAATACGCAGAATTGTGTAACAGACTTATTAATGCATAAATGTACCGTTCAAAAAACGCTGCCAGTCTTCCAGCATCTGGCCCTTAAGCACGCGTGGAAATTTGTGTTGTCCGCCCACTTTTCCTTTGGCGGCCATAAAGTCAAGGAATTGTTGCTCTGTCAAAACATCCAGAAAAACTTCTTTTAATGCACTCTTGCGTTCCACTGCGTAATCGTCATTGAGTTCTTTGAGCTTTTCATCGATGGCAATTCTTAATTGCTCTGCATCTACCGTATCGTTGCAAGCAACATACCAGTGGTGGGCAAAGAAATTGCCGTGTGGCACACCCGCTACGGTAAACTCGGGAATAGAAACATTCAGCTTTTCACCTACCAGCTGAATGG is drawn from Chitinophagales bacterium and contains these coding sequences:
- a CDS encoding c-type cytochrome → MKKAFKVLGYLLLGIIVLLAAALTYVKLALPNVGEAPQLTVQATPEKIARGEYLANHVTVCMDCHSKRDWTKFSGPVTPGTLGMGGDRFDESVGMPGVFYAKNVTPAGINRYSDGELFRLITTGVTKEGRAMFPLMPYPYYGKMDAEDVEAIIAYLRSIPSIKNDVPDSKPSFPMNFIINTIPQKATLSKRPDTTDILAYGGYLTNAAGCVECHTPVEQGRIISEKSFGGGRVFLFPDGSELRSSNISPHKTGIGSWTEAMFVQRFKAYADSNYTPPAVKQGEFNSIMPWTMYAGMKESDLKAIYSYLKTVQPQENMVEKFVVAKK
- a CDS encoding PDZ domain-containing protein, coding for MRIIYLLFTVLFAIEVSGQAAIARLKFEDAEEAFNKGDYTTTLSKLEDAEKLFGKINVPILHLRIVSQDKLLQKKLDFSMLANLRKNCEQFLIDYETMEGIEEKYRQVYKIQESYAKYPKTMEEYQKLVAEKNAEEEAKRELARKNATVKVYLFRSTGFAASAVGFQVFQDGQVVGRISNKEYLSFDVLPGRHSFGAQDGRSTEIKRKTELTEIDVLPETPVFLEVDYNKWNGDLDVVTITKEKAKEYFEKLKPGENRVVTNNRSSDAFGLVGSVAAASKTASASSQSIYLAPNSLSFIGITTQSVSITLLVTSVTPGSPAAKADIKVNDIIVTINNEIANSPKTINQLKERFLVSKEMTIQLIRNESPMEVKVFLEKQAAIGRG